The following coding sequences are from one Planctomycetota bacterium window:
- a CDS encoding MotA/TolQ/ExbB proton channel family protein: protein MSLTQIYEANGLAFTLVFSLLSLASVGVVIWRVLLNVSAKSDLPEFLRRLDEALAQGGPPAAMQMCDVETSLVAEVFKITLQTGPEGKLATRDALRSLIELDLLPKLNFLLPVILVFAKLAPMLGLLGTVWGMILAFGKIAGATRVEPSALANDIGMALFTTAEGLLIAIPLIFAYTMLRERVGAFELDLQRAAESAMRLVPRLARQPGAR from the coding sequence ATGAGCCTCACGCAAATCTACGAAGCCAATGGTTTGGCCTTTACCTTGGTCTTCTCGCTGCTCAGCTTGGCCAGTGTGGGCGTCGTGATCTGGCGCGTCTTGCTGAATGTCAGCGCCAAGTCCGACCTGCCCGAGTTCCTGCGCCGCCTGGACGAAGCGCTGGCCCAAGGAGGCCCGCCGGCGGCCATGCAAATGTGCGATGTCGAGACCAGCCTGGTGGCCGAGGTTTTCAAAATCACGCTGCAGACTGGCCCCGAGGGAAAACTGGCCACGCGCGACGCCTTGCGCAGCCTGATCGAGTTGGACCTGCTGCCCAAGTTGAACTTTCTGCTGCCGGTGATTCTGGTGTTCGCCAAGCTGGCGCCGATGCTCGGGCTGCTGGGAACGGTGTGGGGAATGATTCTGGCGTTCGGCAAGATCGCCGGCGCGACCCGTGTCGAACCGAGCGCCTTGGCCAATGACATCGGCATGGCCTTGTTCACCACGGCCGAAGGGCTGTTGATCGCCATTCCCTTGATTTTCGCCTACACGATGCTTCGCGAGCGGGTCGGCGCCTTTGAGCTCGACCTGCAACGCGCCGCCGAGTCCGCCATGCGGCTGGTCCCGCGTTTGGCTCGTCAGCCGGGCGCGCGTTAA
- a CDS encoding biopolymer transporter ExbD, whose product MSDKLYDVRIVALNRDYPRQPLATVLQWAIEGRLRADDLITPSGKSNWTQIRTVPMLAARLPRRAPVERPIMAEFAVDEIDEEALEAELDGGSSWLPPRPKRAAEEAEMDMTPMIDVTFQLLIFFMLTNQLANPAPLAVPEAKHGRGVSPEGTQMVLIDEAGRYFLGLTIAEENSVASLDALVQAVQTNAQASPQPLDVIIDADKTAKYLNIRPVVERLGGVPNVGRIMLGVEEARN is encoded by the coding sequence ATGTCGGACAAGCTGTACGACGTTCGGATCGTGGCCCTCAATCGCGATTATCCGCGCCAGCCGCTGGCCACGGTGCTGCAATGGGCGATCGAGGGGCGACTGCGCGCCGACGACCTGATCACGCCCAGCGGCAAGTCGAACTGGACGCAAATCCGCACGGTGCCGATGCTGGCCGCGCGCTTGCCGCGTCGCGCGCCGGTCGAACGCCCGATCATGGCCGAGTTCGCGGTCGACGAGATCGACGAAGAGGCCCTCGAAGCCGAGCTCGACGGAGGCAGTTCCTGGCTGCCGCCGCGCCCCAAGCGCGCCGCCGAAGAAGCCGAAATGGACATGACGCCGATGATCGACGTCACCTTCCAATTGCTCATCTTCTTCATGTTGACGAATCAATTGGCGAATCCCGCACCGCTGGCGGTGCCCGAGGCCAAGCACGGCCGCGGCGTCAGCCCCGAAGGAACCCAGATGGTGCTGATCGACGAGGCGGGACGCTATTTCCTAGGGCTGACAATCGCCGAGGAGAACAGCGTGGCGTCCCTCGACGCGCTGGTCCAAGCGGTGCAAACCAACGCCCAGGCCAGCCCCCAACCTCTGGACGTGATCATCGACGCCGACAAGACGGCCAAGTATCTGAACATCCGCCCGGTGGTCGAACGCCTGGGGGGCGTGCCCAACGTGGGGCGCATCATGCTCGGCGTAGAAGAAGCGCGCAACTGA
- a CDS encoding biopolymer transporter ExbD: MPTGWQFRREESQAPGMAIPHARLVRAIEESALGESDEVRQDHETAWTSIGEHPVLHQYLPPGARFRARASEEAEMDMTPMIDVTFQLLIFFMIAATYVVQKTLDMAKAESDDQTNARSLSELEKHNILVKIAADRSITVQGKPIGIDALEAHLAETVRQQDKSEMLLDAADDVDHETIVRVIDAAGGAQIEKVHFVSRAGPRNNAPARAPPSTDK, from the coding sequence ATGCCCACCGGCTGGCAATTTCGTCGCGAAGAGTCCCAGGCCCCTGGCATGGCGATTCCCCACGCGCGGCTGGTCCGCGCCATCGAGGAAAGCGCCCTTGGCGAATCGGACGAAGTGCGCCAGGACCACGAAACGGCGTGGACGTCGATCGGCGAACACCCCGTGCTGCACCAATACTTGCCGCCAGGAGCGCGGTTCCGCGCGCGCGCCAGCGAAGAAGCCGAAATGGACATGACGCCGATGATCGACGTCACGTTTCAGCTTTTGATCTTCTTCATGATCGCCGCCACCTACGTCGTGCAAAAAACACTCGACATGGCCAAGGCCGAATCGGACGACCAGACGAACGCGCGCTCGTTGTCCGAACTGGAAAAGCACAACATCCTGGTCAAGATCGCCGCCGACCGCTCGATCACGGTGCAAGGCAAGCCAATCGGCATCGACGCCTTGGAGGCCCATCTCGCTGAAACGGTTCGCCAACAGGACAAGTCGGAAATGCTGCTCGACGCGGCCGATGACGTGGACCACGAAACGATCGTCCGGGTGATCGATGCCGCCGGGGGGGCCCAGATCGAGAAAGTTCACTTCGTATCGCGGGCAGGTCCGCGCAACAATGCGCCCGCGCGCGCGCCGCCTTCGACGGACAAGTAG
- a CDS encoding PQQ-binding-like beta-propeller repeat protein yields the protein MAICAACRQPLSEPLPDAAPFECPACRSFILGSCCDLEYFNELGSARLFHGREPDLHRSVTVFVHENPAPEVLAGLERAVAASRELGSHPRLVTAHAAGSQGRSAYLICGEFSGRGLDELLLGKHHQPLPQVIALLRDLASALALTTERGVVHRDLRPGTVLVAPDNSVQLVDFSQAIVPGLPTLPFRPMLSSSLLGSATFQAPEQAENSRQVTWTADVYSLGCLAYYCLTKKPPFGVANSQTLAQRHAESPRPSAREGRDEVSPELSALVEQMMAVDPMSRPAPTRLVAEFERLLADLEEPLLDAIVFDDAPPVVGEEVTEEIATLPASAVVSSSSALPETATARHSPPRRQDTPPRRAPEPTRSTDPSPRSAPWSDPVIPEFPQTFVVESAPPAPAPEPAFTASTTSSTTLPPAGKRRAKSGRWMNALLAVGAVALVAVGGAWYWFKVASQATPDDIWLRIVEQYHDQKWTRAKKEFTAFAEKHPDSPHVAEVPYFAAMCDAGGDIFSATGNPKRGWERAQQVFKEHRDNAAYKEYCGDFYQGLTKLIEHFLSQATQEPITPERAERIADARAVFDLLSTVSQAVTKEGIAEQTAQAAATIDAAERQVRVALVRLEVEELLKQAANPETRNVDALYAQDARKLKEFPELASDAKLNTLREQAQMSEAAHVRLQREDPLDQPAEEAAAPSPYGLGAPVVTVWKNHITGAARTNRPQVVLALADGMLYALDEKGNLLWVHRLGIDSYRVPQKIGRNAEGLMALLAVRTEDNSLLAIDEASGRVLWRYAVGQDISAPPLLVSIPDEDDPNEPPRVRALLPTSDGEIHVLEPVLGRRIARIATGQPMTVAGTYDPATEMAYFPADSKRLFAINVRAIDETDETICESVLFSDHASGALRDGPLVVGGYLITTETSTLDQTQLRAFELTKGDFARPRTAPLRAAALTGWSWFRPLTSPDRILFMTDSGQLGAWGVNLDNRHEAIFPLIEDQSTSLTMHPERALVVYANEHLVWVIAGGELRKLAVDIIGQKLRPLPYGKGLRGLPLHEAQVDPRGETFYLTTMAAGGYGHQVSAVDAQSGRLLWQRQLGIKVVGDPIVTKDQVWLVDATARVARVPHPASESSTVTTTLIEPAASQGIRHRANEGELWRLRDDQQRTYLASADNQRQVLAIRLLETVNADGAKSDGDWTELHLPGPIQGRPAIMGAVLVVPCRDGHLYRVPLDGSKRNTRNEIDYHWASGKSAEDIAEMAVEVASIDDHTVLLIDDHRHLRLLQLVTERQVTQWQSIGKPFNSNEPLVDSPRWVPGQGALIATTSGKVSLRDASNLSKELRHWSLGGPIATAPAIYGSRAIAVVDRDKLVAFDLVDAADNNLRWTTEPFKGRICGTPVQREQALLVADDSRRVTAVDLKSGKAIWTQRMPVQVGPDAAAVPFGVDQVLVPLTDGTMISLSVPEPSAGQESAQ from the coding sequence ATGGCGATTTGTGCCGCATGCCGACAACCACTTTCCGAACCGCTGCCGGACGCAGCGCCGTTCGAGTGTCCGGCCTGCCGCTCGTTCATTCTCGGTTCGTGTTGCGACCTGGAGTATTTCAACGAACTTGGTTCGGCCAGGCTCTTTCATGGCCGCGAGCCTGATTTGCATCGCTCGGTCACGGTGTTTGTCCACGAGAACCCAGCGCCGGAAGTTCTAGCCGGACTCGAACGAGCCGTCGCGGCCAGCCGCGAACTGGGTTCCCACCCGCGATTGGTCACGGCCCACGCCGCGGGCAGCCAGGGCCGTTCGGCCTATCTGATCTGTGGAGAGTTCAGCGGTCGCGGGCTCGATGAGCTGCTGCTCGGCAAACATCACCAACCGTTGCCCCAGGTGATCGCGTTGCTGCGCGATCTGGCGTCAGCCCTAGCGCTAACCACGGAACGTGGCGTGGTTCACCGTGACCTCAGACCGGGCACCGTGCTGGTCGCGCCGGACAACAGCGTACAACTCGTCGACTTTTCGCAGGCCATTGTACCCGGCCTGCCGACGCTTCCTTTTCGGCCCATGCTATCGAGCTCGCTGCTGGGCTCGGCCACGTTCCAGGCCCCCGAGCAAGCCGAGAACTCGCGACAGGTGACTTGGACGGCCGACGTCTACAGCTTGGGCTGTCTGGCCTATTACTGTCTGACCAAGAAGCCGCCGTTCGGCGTCGCGAATTCGCAGACGCTCGCCCAGCGCCATGCCGAGTCACCACGTCCGAGCGCGCGCGAAGGGCGGGACGAGGTCTCGCCCGAGTTGTCGGCGCTGGTCGAACAGATGATGGCGGTCGACCCGATGAGCCGGCCCGCGCCGACTCGCTTGGTGGCCGAGTTCGAGCGGCTGCTCGCCGATCTGGAAGAGCCGCTGCTCGATGCCATTGTCTTCGACGATGCGCCGCCGGTGGTGGGCGAGGAAGTCACCGAAGAGATCGCCACATTGCCTGCGTCGGCCGTGGTTTCGTCCTCTTCGGCTCTGCCCGAAACGGCAACCGCGCGCCACTCCCCCCCTCGCCGTCAAGACACGCCGCCGCGCCGCGCGCCCGAGCCGACACGTTCGACCGATCCTTCGCCACGGTCGGCCCCTTGGTCGGACCCGGTCATTCCCGAGTTTCCCCAAACATTCGTGGTCGAGTCCGCGCCGCCAGCCCCCGCGCCCGAGCCGGCGTTCACCGCCTCGACAACGTCGTCCACCACGTTGCCCCCTGCCGGCAAGCGACGCGCCAAGTCGGGACGCTGGATGAACGCCTTGCTGGCCGTGGGAGCGGTCGCGCTCGTGGCCGTCGGCGGCGCCTGGTATTGGTTCAAAGTCGCTTCGCAAGCGACGCCCGACGACATCTGGCTACGGATCGTCGAGCAGTATCACGACCAGAAATGGACCCGGGCCAAGAAAGAGTTCACCGCCTTCGCCGAGAAGCATCCCGATTCGCCACACGTCGCCGAGGTTCCCTACTTCGCGGCCATGTGCGACGCCGGGGGCGACATCTTCTCGGCCACCGGAAATCCCAAGCGCGGCTGGGAGCGGGCACAACAAGTCTTCAAAGAGCACCGGGACAACGCGGCGTACAAGGAATACTGCGGCGACTTCTACCAGGGGCTAACCAAGCTGATCGAGCACTTCCTATCGCAAGCCACCCAAGAGCCGATCACGCCGGAACGCGCCGAGCGGATTGCCGACGCCCGGGCGGTGTTTGATCTGCTGTCGACCGTCTCGCAAGCGGTGACCAAGGAAGGAATCGCCGAGCAGACGGCGCAGGCCGCCGCGACCATCGACGCCGCCGAGCGCCAGGTCCGCGTGGCGCTGGTCCGCCTCGAAGTGGAAGAACTGCTCAAGCAAGCGGCCAACCCCGAGACGCGCAATGTCGACGCCCTGTACGCCCAAGACGCGCGGAAGCTCAAGGAGTTTCCCGAGTTGGCCTCGGATGCCAAGTTGAACACGCTGCGCGAGCAGGCGCAAATGTCCGAAGCCGCCCACGTCCGCCTGCAGCGCGAAGACCCGCTTGACCAGCCGGCCGAGGAAGCGGCAGCGCCGTCTCCCTATGGGCTGGGCGCGCCGGTCGTCACCGTCTGGAAGAACCACATTACCGGCGCGGCGCGCACCAACCGGCCTCAAGTCGTGCTGGCCCTGGCCGACGGCATGCTGTACGCGCTTGATGAGAAAGGGAACCTGCTCTGGGTCCATCGACTGGGGATCGATTCGTACCGGGTGCCGCAAAAGATCGGCCGCAACGCCGAGGGGCTGATGGCGCTGCTGGCCGTGCGAACCGAGGACAATTCGCTGTTGGCGATTGACGAGGCTTCGGGGCGCGTGCTGTGGCGTTACGCGGTCGGGCAGGACATTTCAGCGCCGCCGTTGCTGGTCTCAATTCCCGATGAAGACGATCCGAACGAACCGCCGCGGGTGCGTGCATTGCTGCCCACCAGCGACGGTGAGATTCACGTGCTCGAACCAGTGCTCGGTCGTAGGATCGCCAGGATTGCCACCGGCCAGCCGATGACCGTGGCCGGCACGTACGACCCGGCGACCGAAATGGCCTACTTTCCGGCCGACAGCAAACGGCTGTTCGCGATCAATGTCCGCGCGATCGACGAAACCGATGAAACGATTTGCGAGTCGGTGCTCTTCTCGGACCATGCCAGCGGGGCGCTGCGCGACGGGCCGTTGGTCGTCGGCGGCTACCTGATCACCACCGAGACCAGCACGCTCGACCAGACGCAACTCCGCGCCTTCGAGTTGACCAAGGGAGATTTCGCGCGGCCGCGAACGGCTCCGCTCCGCGCCGCGGCGCTGACCGGCTGGTCCTGGTTTCGCCCGCTGACGTCGCCAGATCGGATCCTGTTCATGACCGACTCGGGGCAACTCGGCGCGTGGGGCGTGAACCTCGACAACCGTCACGAGGCGATCTTCCCTTTGATCGAAGATCAAAGCACGTCGCTCACCATGCATCCGGAACGGGCCTTGGTTGTGTACGCCAACGAGCACCTGGTTTGGGTGATCGCCGGCGGCGAGTTGCGTAAGCTGGCCGTCGATATCATCGGCCAGAAGCTGCGCCCGCTTCCCTATGGTAAAGGCCTGCGCGGCTTGCCACTGCACGAAGCGCAAGTCGATCCGCGCGGCGAGACGTTTTATCTGACGACCATGGCCGCCGGCGGCTACGGCCACCAGGTTTCGGCCGTTGACGCCCAGAGCGGCCGCTTGTTGTGGCAGCGTCAATTGGGCATCAAGGTCGTCGGCGATCCGATCGTCACCAAGGACCAGGTCTGGCTCGTCGACGCCACGGCCCGAGTTGCCCGGGTGCCGCATCCCGCGTCGGAAAGTTCGACCGTCACCACCACACTGATCGAACCGGCGGCCAGCCAGGGCATCCGCCATCGAGCCAACGAAGGTGAGTTGTGGCGGTTGCGCGACGATCAACAACGCACCTACCTGGCCTCGGCCGACAATCAGCGCCAAGTGCTGGCAATCAGGCTGCTCGAAACAGTCAACGCCGACGGCGCGAAATCGGACGGCGATTGGACCGAACTCCACCTGCCCGGCCCGATCCAAGGTCGACCGGCGATCATGGGCGCCGTCCTGGTCGTGCCCTGCCGCGACGGGCACCTGTATCGCGTTCCACTCGATGGCAGCAAGCGGAACACGCGCAACGAGATCGATTACCACTGGGCGTCGGGCAAATCGGCCGAGGACATTGCCGAGATGGCCGTCGAGGTCGCCTCGATTGACGACCATACCGTTCTACTGATTGACGATCATCGCCACCTGCGTCTGCTGCAACTGGTAACCGAGCGGCAGGTCACCCAGTGGCAATCGATCGGCAAGCCGTTCAACTCGAACGAGCCGCTGGTCGATTCTCCGCGCTGGGTGCCCGGCCAGGGAGCGCTCATCGCGACGACCTCGGGCAAAGTCTCGCTGCGCGATGCGTCGAATCTTTCCAAAGAACTCCGCCACTGGTCGCTCGGCGGCCCGATTGCCACGGCGCCGGCTATCTACGGTTCGCGCGCGATTGCCGTCGTCGATCGGGACAAGCTGGTGGCCTTCGATCTGGTCGATGCGGCCGACAACAATCTGCGCTGGACGACCGAGCCGTTCAAGGGCCGCATCTGTGGCACCCCGGTCCAGCGCGAGCAAGCACTGCTGGTGGCTGATGACAGCCGGCGCGTGACCGCCGTGGACCTGAAATCGGGCAAAGCGATTTGGACCCAGCGAATGCCGGTGCAGGTCGGCCCCGACGCGGCCGCGGTGCCGTTCGGCGTCGACCAGGTGTTGGTCCCCTTGACCGATGGCACGATGATTTCCCTTTCGGTCCCCGAGCCGAGCGCGGGGCAGGAGTCGGCGCAATGA
- a CDS encoding ABC transporter substrate-binding protein — translation MKQTAPHGRPALSILTSLAWFAVMLLMIPCSATAATSDIALLHALHTVVWFQVSNLDRPDEDPAPARPAANGAPGTGDTGAARPAAKRKTKKERDDSEPVCDLLKLKQAGKYSTRQLRLDPTYHERFEPLLEYTFYLRVKNETGEIVFRVKGEDINEIDYYEIRMLSKAREALGIEAPQITSARGVTVDLRDPARVAAARRAEKILDEALAEHDSAVQRQQRDSGIWERIARQPILNFRFNLQLSQINALLAQGAMNQAEEQLLTLLGQANAGAVSGSRAANKQVRQLLLLRFEQIFRQRAEQAFASENFEQLRQMIDEMDRRFLLEKSPACVEFRERMIALARQSAAQAEKVKTTNPNEASRLIERAALVWPALPGLDEQRRRWETDFQTLACAYAELPDSFSPLHANSAIERHLAALLFEGLVRNATDAEMGQHYEAELAELMPEPEPRGRKFLLNVRQWSDSDSGQPVYCTVDDVRWTIQMLQNKKLPGYCPGWSQLMDGVEHGEQTDPFEVLLRLQKDYWQPLSLMKFKVLPKHLFPNGGETNEWNAFDRAPVGTGLYRLVEQDESHLRLVANPNRQSNERPVIREISVSKFDSLRAVDLFAQRKLHLVYGLRPEHVTQLEQQRRTVRRLSTPTVWFLAPNHRRQALQNQNLRLGIAHAIDRKLILESFRPNGRKTDHAELHGPYPLGSWAHNPKALQFNPSLAWNYLHTAKIELVKPPALSLIYPADEPEVETACKLIQSQLEPHGIILKLQALGPRELASRVMDTHDFDLAYWHYDFTDETYWLWPLLDPSATGPHQANVMGYSPDDSIIEFFRNTEMHKQFPVVRQWTHKVHDHVARTAAIIPLWQLDTYVALDDTLAAVPLDPVYLFSNVKNWQLKK, via the coding sequence ATGAAACAAACCGCTCCACACGGCCGGCCGGCGCTGAGCATCTTGACCTCGCTCGCTTGGTTCGCCGTGATGTTATTAATGATCCCGTGCAGCGCAACGGCGGCCACGAGCGACATAGCTCTGCTTCACGCGTTGCACACGGTCGTCTGGTTCCAGGTGTCGAACCTTGACCGTCCCGACGAGGATCCAGCGCCCGCGCGACCAGCAGCCAACGGAGCCCCCGGAACCGGCGACACTGGCGCGGCACGCCCCGCCGCCAAACGGAAAACCAAAAAAGAACGCGACGACTCGGAACCTGTGTGCGACTTGCTCAAGCTGAAACAGGCCGGCAAGTATTCAACCCGGCAACTGCGACTAGACCCGACCTATCACGAACGCTTCGAGCCGCTGTTGGAGTACACGTTTTACCTACGGGTCAAGAACGAGACCGGCGAGATCGTCTTCCGCGTCAAAGGCGAAGACATCAACGAGATCGACTACTACGAGATTCGCATGCTCAGCAAGGCGCGTGAAGCGCTGGGGATCGAAGCGCCCCAGATCACTTCGGCGCGCGGCGTGACCGTCGACCTGCGCGACCCGGCCCGAGTGGCCGCGGCGCGACGCGCCGAAAAGATTCTCGACGAAGCGCTGGCCGAGCACGACTCGGCCGTCCAGCGCCAACAGCGCGACAGCGGCATCTGGGAACGAATCGCGCGGCAGCCGATCCTGAACTTTCGCTTCAATCTGCAATTGAGCCAGATCAACGCCCTGCTGGCCCAGGGAGCAATGAACCAGGCCGAAGAGCAACTATTGACGCTATTGGGACAAGCCAACGCCGGCGCGGTCTCGGGAAGCCGCGCCGCCAACAAACAGGTCCGCCAGCTATTGCTGCTTCGCTTTGAACAGATCTTCCGCCAGCGCGCCGAGCAGGCGTTCGCCAGCGAGAACTTTGAGCAGCTCCGGCAAATGATCGACGAGATGGACCGACGCTTCCTGCTCGAGAAATCGCCGGCCTGCGTCGAGTTCCGTGAACGAATGATCGCCCTGGCGCGCCAGTCGGCCGCCCAGGCGGAAAAGGTGAAGACGACGAACCCAAACGAGGCCAGCAGGCTGATCGAGCGTGCCGCTCTGGTCTGGCCGGCGCTGCCGGGGCTCGACGAACAGCGTCGTCGCTGGGAAACCGATTTCCAGACGCTAGCCTGTGCCTATGCGGAGCTGCCCGACTCGTTTTCACCCCTGCACGCCAACTCGGCGATCGAGCGTCACCTGGCGGCGCTATTGTTCGAGGGTCTGGTGCGCAACGCCACCGACGCCGAAATGGGGCAGCACTACGAAGCCGAGCTGGCCGAGTTGATGCCCGAGCCCGAGCCGCGCGGACGCAAGTTCCTGCTCAACGTGCGCCAATGGTCCGACAGCGACTCAGGGCAGCCGGTCTATTGCACGGTCGATGACGTGCGCTGGACGATTCAGATGTTGCAGAACAAGAAGCTGCCAGGCTATTGCCCCGGCTGGAGCCAGTTGATGGACGGAGTCGAGCACGGCGAGCAGACCGACCCGTTCGAAGTCTTGCTCCGACTGCAAAAGGACTATTGGCAGCCACTGTCGCTGATGAAGTTCAAGGTCTTGCCCAAGCACCTGTTCCCCAACGGCGGTGAAACCAACGAGTGGAACGCCTTCGATCGCGCGCCAGTCGGGACAGGTTTGTACCGACTGGTCGAGCAGGACGAAAGCCATCTGCGCCTGGTGGCGAATCCCAATCGACAAAGCAACGAACGACCAGTGATCCGCGAAATCTCGGTCTCGAAGTTCGATTCGCTGCGGGCGGTCGATCTGTTCGCGCAGCGTAAGCTACACTTGGTCTACGGCCTGCGGCCGGAACACGTCACCCAGCTCGAACAGCAGCGGCGCACGGTACGCCGGCTGTCGACTCCCACCGTCTGGTTCCTGGCGCCGAATCATCGCCGCCAAGCTCTGCAGAATCAGAACCTGCGGCTGGGCATTGCCCACGCCATCGATCGCAAGCTGATTTTGGAAAGCTTCCGCCCGAACGGCCGCAAGACCGACCATGCCGAGTTGCACGGGCCGTACCCCCTGGGCTCGTGGGCCCACAATCCTAAGGCGTTGCAGTTTAATCCCTCGCTGGCCTGGAACTATTTGCACACCGCCAAGATCGAATTAGTAAAACCGCCCGCGCTGTCGCTGATTTACCCCGCCGACGAGCCCGAGGTGGAAACGGCCTGCAAACTGATCCAGTCGCAACTCGAGCCACACGGCATCATCCTGAAGCTGCAGGCGCTCGGCCCGCGCGAGCTGGCCAGCCGGGTCATGGACACCCATGACTTCGATCTGGCCTATTGGCATTACGACTTTACCGACGAGACGTATTGGCTGTGGCCCCTCTTGGACCCCAGCGCTACTGGCCCGCACCAGGCGAACGTGATGGGTTACAGCCCGGACGATTCGATCATCGAGTTTTTCCGCAACACCGAAATGCACAAGCAATTCCCCGTGGTCCGCCAATGGACGCACAAGGTCCACGACCACGTGGCCCGCACGGCGGCGATCATTCCGCTGTGGCAATTGGACACGTACGTGGCGCTCGACGATACGTTGGCGGCGGTCCCCTTGGACCCTGTGTACTTGTTTTCCAACGTCAAGAACTGGCAACTCAAAAAGTGA
- a CDS encoding carboxypeptidase regulatory-like domain-containing protein: MSPLARCVAALVLMVLLIAIGQSAPSARRLEPLASHSATTQARGVVTSDGQPIAGATVRLQGRRESAVTDAHGRFTLANREPSIAARLIASSPGMIIAGRPWSKDEPELHFDLRPHTTDDHGGYEWVAPQADAARQQQCGNCHQQMVDEWSASAHAQSANNRRFLDQYEGTDWHGQQNRGKNLLAERPEAAGVCYSCHYPSAEPDVALLSDLRQVQGVARQGVHCDFCHKIAEVDVTRVGLNHGRFAMRLARPAEGQLFFGPLNDVDRGEDVYSPLYSQSQYCASCHEGTLLGTHAYSTYSEWQKSSAARRGVQCQNCHMAPSGTMTNIAPGRGGIERDPATLAAHRFPGFDTQFLHGHLQLSLTAKRGASGIEVAAEVRPRDIGHAVPTGHPSRNMILWLEARTAEGGTLEQTSGSKLPALAGVGPRDAGALAGRPGKLYAKVLEGPRGEQPIAYWQDNRLAYDSRIAPDTVDRQDFVFAASASKVVITARLLFRRFYWAEAAEKSWPDNELLVAEMTVTVE, encoded by the coding sequence ATGAGCCCGCTCGCGCGATGCGTTGCCGCGCTGGTGCTGATGGTGCTATTGATCGCCATTGGCCAGAGTGCGCCGTCCGCTCGCCGCCTGGAACCACTTGCGTCGCATAGCGCAACAACACAAGCTCGGGGTGTCGTCACCAGCGACGGCCAACCTATCGCCGGCGCGACGGTTCGGCTTCAAGGGCGGCGCGAGTCGGCGGTGACCGACGCCCACGGGCGTTTCACCCTGGCCAATCGCGAGCCGTCGATTGCCGCGCGGCTGATCGCGTCGAGCCCCGGCATGATCATCGCCGGCCGTCCTTGGTCGAAAGACGAGCCAGAGCTGCATTTTGATCTGCGCCCGCACACGACCGACGATCACGGCGGCTACGAATGGGTTGCACCCCAGGCTGACGCCGCGCGCCAACAGCAATGCGGCAACTGCCATCAGCAAATGGTCGATGAATGGTCGGCCAGCGCGCACGCCCAATCGGCCAATAACCGCCGGTTTCTCGATCAGTACGAGGGAACCGATTGGCACGGCCAGCAGAATCGAGGAAAGAACTTGCTGGCCGAACGTCCCGAAGCGGCCGGTGTTTGTTACTCGTGCCACTATCCCTCGGCCGAGCCCGACGTGGCGCTGCTGAGCGACTTGCGCCAGGTGCAAGGCGTGGCGCGCCAGGGGGTGCATTGCGATTTTTGTCACAAGATCGCCGAGGTCGACGTCACGCGCGTTGGTCTGAACCACGGCCGATTTGCCATGCGGCTGGCGCGGCCGGCCGAGGGGCAGTTGTTCTTTGGCCCGCTCAATGACGTCGATCGGGGCGAGGACGTCTATTCGCCGCTCTATTCGCAAAGCCAGTACTGCGCAAGCTGTCACGAAGGAACGCTGCTTGGCACGCACGCTTACAGCACCTACTCCGAGTGGCAAAAAAGCAGCGCGGCTCGACGCGGCGTGCAGTGCCAAAACTGTCACATGGCGCCATCGGGCACGATGACCAACATCGCCCCCGGCCGGGGAGGCATCGAGCGCGACCCCGCCACGCTGGCCGCGCATCGCTTTCCAGGGTTCGACACCCAGTTCCTGCACGGACACTTGCAACTTTCGCTGACCGCCAAGCGCGGCGCGTCGGGAATTGAAGTCGCCGCCGAGGTCCGACCTCGCGACATTGGGCATGCCGTACCGACCGGACATCCTTCGCGGAATATGATCCTGTGGCTCGAGGCGCGCACTGCCGAGGGAGGGACGCTCGAACAGACCAGCGGCAGCAAGTTGCCCGCGTTAGCCGGCGTCGGCCCGCGCGACGCGGGAGCGCTGGCCGGGCGGCCAGGCAAGCTGTATGCCAAGGTGCTCGAAGGCCCCCGTGGTGAGCAGCCGATCGCCTATTGGCAGGACAATCGTCTGGCCTACGACAGTCGAATCGCGCCCGACACGGTCGACCGGCAGGATTTCGTGTTCGCCGCGAGCGCTAGCAAAGTGGTGATCACCGCGAGACTTCTGTTTCGTCGCTTCTACTGGGCCGAAGCGGCCGAGAAGAGCTGGCCCGACAATGAACTGCTCGTGGCCGAGATGACAGTCACGGTCGAATAG
- a CDS encoding ATP-dependent Clp protease adaptor ClpS has translation MDADQNAAVAAPQVDQKTKEQPAADKPRLLPPHAVVVMNDDFHTFNYVIDVFAKVFGYAPEKSAVLAAQIHKDGRGIVWSGTKELAELKRDQIRSAGPDVYASRNVDWPLGVVIEPLPG, from the coding sequence ATGGATGCCGACCAGAACGCCGCCGTGGCGGCTCCCCAAGTCGATCAGAAAACTAAAGAGCAGCCGGCCGCCGACAAGCCGCGACTTTTGCCGCCGCACGCGGTCGTGGTGATGAACGACGACTTTCACACCTTCAATTACGTGATCGACGTGTTCGCCAAGGTGTTTGGCTATGCTCCCGAAAAGAGCGCGGTCCTGGCCGCGCAGATTCACAAGGACGGGCGGGGGATCGTCTGGTCGGGAACCAAGGAATTGGCCGAATTAAAGCGCGACCAGATTCGTTCCGCGGGGCCCGACGTGTACGCCTCGCGCAACGTCGATTGGCCGCTGGGCGTGGTCATCGAACCTTTGCCGGGTTGA